TAGATATTGGCTTTATCGGTATTTTGATACGTGTTGAGCCCGGCGGTCCCCGGCACTGCAACCAATTCAATCGGCTTGGTTAAATCTTTCCAGAAAAAACCGGCAAAGATATTTTCTGTCGGCGACAGATAATATTCCCAGCGCAAGTCCCAATTGGTAATCGCCGTCTGTTTCAGATTGGGATTACCGACGGTCTCCTGATTGGTATTGATATCGGTAAAAGGCGCCGACGATAATTCCCGGAAATCCGGGCGCGACAACGTTTGACTGAAACCGGCGCGCAGCTGCTGCTTATCGGTCAGGAATAGCGTGGCCACCACGGACGGCAGCATGTCCACGCGATTCAGTCTGGCCATCGTAGGCGTGTTCGTCAGGGTAAAAGTATTGACTTTCTGGTCATTGTCTTCCCAGCGCAATCCGCCAGTGATGTTGAGCCGGTCGTACAGCAGCCAGTCCATTTTTCCATAATAGGAAAACAGATCCTGGGAAGCGGTATATTTATCGCTGGGACGCGTCACTTCGCGCAACTGGAATCCGTTAGTGCCGATATATTGCGGCCGCAATATGCTTTCCAGCGACGATTGCGCGAAAACCGCCGGATTAAAGCCATCCGGGCCGACCGGAAAATAGTTGAAGCGCTGGATACTGGAATCCCGGCTTTTGCTTTGCGCGATAAAACCGCTACCCAGCGTAATCTTATGGTTGAACGACGGTTGCACCGGCAACTTTCCATCCACCCGCCAGCTCTGATCCTTATCCACTAAATCCGCGTACATGACCTGATTGTTATCCGCGCGCTGGGCAAAAAAGTAGTTGCCCTGCCTATCGGCGTCAAAACGGTAATCGCGTGTTTTAGGCTCCTCCCGGTTGGCAGTGGCGTTGGTATACAGCCAGTTGATCGACAAATCCCTCAGCCAGTCGAATTGATGCTCACCGCCCACTTGCGTCATCAATAATTGATTGGTAAAAAACTTCAGCCGCGTTCTGCGGATATCGTTGGTTTCCGCATCGGTAAATCCTTGGGAAATTCTGGCTTCGTCAATCGCCTGACGCAGAAACATCGTACGCGCGAATAGCTTGTGCTGATCCTTGTATTGCAGTTCCGTCCCTGCATAGCCGGTCAATTGCACTTCGCTCAACGAACGCTGCATATAAAAATCCTGAATTTTTCTTAAACTGCCGTCGCTCGTATCGGCAGCGACAAATTCGCGATTGATTTCATTTTGCTTTCTGAATTCGCGCTTCCAGCCCGCCGCACCGATATAACCCAGGCGGAAATCACCGAAGGTGAAGCTATCGCCCATCGATGCCTGAATACCGGTATCGGGTGCGCGTTTCTTCCTGTCCACGTTCCACACCCCGGATAAATCCTCGCCGAATTTTTCAATCTGCCCCGGTGTAAATCCGTTCGGATTAAAAATAGACGCCGGTTTTATCGTGCCGCCATCCTTGGTCGCATCGGCAAGAGAATCCGGCAACGCACGCGCGCCATCGTCGTAGCTCGTAAAATCAGCCCCGCCGCCTTTGTATGTCAAACCATCCTGAAACGTCGTATTGTCGTTCATACCGGTTTGCAAATTCAGATTGAAGAAAAAGGCGTCGGGAATGCCGCGCGTGCGCAATTCTATCGTACCGCCGGCGAATTCCGCGGGACGATCGGGCGAATAGGTTTTCTGCACCATGACGCTTTCCAGAATATTGGTCGGGAACAAATCCAGCGGCACCACACGCCGGGTCGCATCCGGACTGGGAATCGCCGCGCCGTTGACCAAGGTCGAGGAAAAACGCTCGCCCAATCCGCGTATGAAGATGAATTGACCACCCACCAGCGTTAACCCGGAAGCACGACGCAAGGCGCTAGCGGCATCGCTATCCCCTGCCCGGCTGAATTGTTCGGCGCCCAAGACCGTGGCAACCGATGTGGCTGTTTTTTGCTCTTCGATCACCGACGCCACGGTTCCCGCCAAATGAGGTTCCAGCACCACATATTCGGCCAGCTCAACGCCCGCGGGCGTTAATTTAAAACTGACCGGCGTATCCTGATCTTTGGCAATTTTCACTTCATCCAGCGTCTGGCTGCTATAAGCGTTGTGCAACAACGAAACGCTGTAACTGCCAGCGGGAACCGTGGCGCTGATCCGGCCTTGCTCATCGGTGCGAAATCTTTCTTTCAACCCGCTCAAAAATACCTGTACGTCTTTAACCGGTTTTTGTGTTTCCGCCGATAGCACTTGCACCGTAATCGTGCCTTCGCCTTGATCGCGTTTTGGCTCACCGGCAACAGCGCCCGCCATCGTGCCCGCCACCGAACTTTCAATGTTCAGCAGCGGCTTTTTTCTACCGGAATAAAACGTGACCAGAATTTGCGCATTTTCCGCGGAACGCAGCGGCAGATCGAAGGTAAATTCCTGATCTTTCGTTTTTACAGTGAACTGATAAACACCGGGCGGCAGTTTTCCGGCCAAGCTGCCGTTGGCATTGGTTCTCAGCGGCACATCACCGCCCGGCCGCCAGGTGTAAGTCGCCGGTGTCGCCTCGAAAATCAGAACTGCGCTGGATTTGCCGTACGATTCGCTGCTGATGGACAACTCAGCATCCGCGACCGGTAGACCATTCTGAAACAAATGAATCGAGAACTCGGCTTGCTCCTCGCTTCCCCAGGCTGGGGCGCCAGTCAAAACAGCCGCAAGTAAACAGCAGGTCCAGAAAATTTTTGTTAGTTTTGTATTCATTTGGCGTAACAAGCCCCTTCCCCACGGGCAAACCGGTTGCGCGCGCAGGTCAATTCTTGGTTAATCAAAAAGGAAAATTTCGCGGGCGGGTGTTAAGGCGGCATAGACAGGTTGACGGCGGGAAACGGCTCCGGCGCCGCCGGTGATTGCATTACGTGCATTGCCATGGCTCGGTTTTACAAACTTCCATCAGGCGGCGCAATTCGGTGCCTTTTCTGAACAATTCGGCATTTTTCAGATGATCGAGATGCTTATTGGCATCGGCAAAGCGGCGGCTGGAAAACAACGCATAGGCCAGCGCATAGCGCACATCCTGATCCTCCAGCAAACCGGTGCGGTACAAGCTGGATTCCATATTGGCCGCGCGCTCAAACTGCTTTAACGCCAGAAGTATGGATAACCGCTGCTTCAGCTTAATTTTCTGGTCGCCGACACCCTCGTTCAACGTCAACGCTTTGTGCAACCGCCCGGCGCGGCGGTAAATTTCCGCCGCTTCCGCTTGCAAAGCCGGATTCAGTAACGCTGCTTGCTCCAGAATGAACGCCGCGGAATTCAATTGCCCTTGATCGAGATAGGTATGCGCCAGCAACTTGGCCACCATCTCATCTTGCGGAAATTTCAAACGTGCGACTTCCAGAATATTCGATGCCTCCTGATATTCGCGGCTCAAGCGCAGCGCATTGCCGAATGCGACATAATCGGCGGCGCTGGCGTTGGATCGGTGCAGATAATCCCGGCCCAGCTTGACGGCTTCCTGATAAAGCCCCAACTCAACCAAATAAAAAACTTTGCGTTTGAGAAAACGTAAATCGGCTGGGAAGGCTCTCTGGCCGTCGTTCAATGCATTGATCGCTGCTTCCGTATCTTTCAAATGCCAATACGATTCCGCTTTCAAGCTGATCAAGCTGGCATCTCTGTTGATCAGATCACCGGCTTTGCCGATGGCATTGACGGTATTACGGTAATCTTTCAACCCGAAATACGCTTGCGCCAGATAAATGAAAATCGAGCGGTCTTGCTGGCCGTTCTTAACCGATTGTTGCAAGCTGTCCCGGGCGGCTTCGAGATCGTTCAACCCCAAATAGGCTAGCCCCTGCAGCGTATAAAACCGCGCCAGATCGGTTTTCTTGTTGCCGAGATCGACGCTTTGCAACGCCAGCAACGCACGGTCGTGGTGACCGTCTTTCAGCATCACCGCCGCCAGTTCGATAAAGTCGGTCGATTGCACCTTGTTCGCGGCCGCCTGAACGCCGTGTACGTAACAACTCAGCGCGATGGCGGAGTAAACCAAAAAATGAAACGCCCAGTTCGATCGGTTGTTCATATCAGCCATCAAGACAGATCGAAACGAATTTTTTGTTTCGCCCAAACCCGCACGGTTTCGCCCTTATACTTGGCCGGTTCGAAATGCCAGTTGCGAATACCCTGTAACGCCGACGCATCGAAGATGCCCGACGGACTCGATTCCAATACTTGCACTTGGTTGATCGAGCCGTCGG
The nucleotide sequence above comes from Gammaproteobacteria bacterium. Encoded proteins:
- a CDS encoding TonB-dependent receptor, which gives rise to MNTKLTKIFWTCCLLAAVLTGAPAWGSEEQAEFSIHLFQNGLPVADAELSISSESYGKSSAVLIFEATPATYTWRPGGDVPLRTNANGSLAGKLPPGVYQFTVKTKDQEFTFDLPLRSAENAQILVTFYSGRKKPLLNIESSVAGTMAGAVAGEPKRDQGEGTITVQVLSAETQKPVKDVQVFLSGLKERFRTDEQGRISATVPAGSYSVSLLHNAYSSQTLDEVKIAKDQDTPVSFKLTPAGVELAEYVVLEPHLAGTVASVIEEQKTATSVATVLGAEQFSRAGDSDAASALRRASGLTLVGGQFIFIRGLGERFSSTLVNGAAIPSPDATRRVVPLDLFPTNILESVMVQKTYSPDRPAEFAGGTIELRTRGIPDAFFFNLNLQTGMNDNTTFQDGLTYKGGGADFTSYDDGARALPDSLADATKDGGTIKPASIFNPNGFTPGQIEKFGEDLSGVWNVDRKKRAPDTGIQASMGDSFTFGDFRLGYIGAAGWKREFRKQNEINREFVAADTSDGSLRKIQDFYMQRSLSEVQLTGYAGTELQYKDQHKLFARTMFLRQAIDEARISQGFTDAETNDIRRTRLKFFTNQLLMTQVGGEHQFDWLRDLSINWLYTNATANREEPKTRDYRFDADRQGNYFFAQRADNNQVMYADLVDKDQSWRVDGKLPVQPSFNHKITLGSGFIAQSKSRDSSIQRFNYFPVGPDGFNPAVFAQSSLESILRPQYIGTNGFQLREVTRPSDKYTASQDLFSYYGKMDWLLYDRLNITGGLRWEDNDQKVNTFTLTNTPTMARLNRVDMLPSVVATLFLTDKQQLRAGFSQTLSRPDFRELSSAPFTDINTNQETVGNPNLKQTAITNWDLRWEYYLSPTENIFAGFFWKDLTKPIELVAVPGTAGLNTYQNTDKANIYGFELELLKKLDFVHPVLQNFYVGGNYTWSASNVQLNADNLKAQTTNERPLQGHSAQIVNFQIGYDNPQWKTQATLLYNVSSQRIMAAGVLGAPDKYEQPVHQLDFVFSQNLYKGLSMQASMQNLLDSEVRITQGDEVTRAFRRGRFFNLSVRLAY